The Paenibacillus sophorae genome has a segment encoding these proteins:
- a CDS encoding glycosyltransferase family 4 protein, with the protein MSRKVLFCATVDYHFSAFHLPVLEWFKQRGWEVHVAARGELDLPYVDKKFNISIERSPLRRGNLEAYRQLKEIIRQNDYRIIHAHTPMGGVLARLAAANSRNNGTRVIYTAHGFHFCKGSSLTNWLLYYPIEKGLSRLTDCLITINNEDYRLAARRRFKARQIEHVHGVGVNTDRFKPVTQAEKARLRQDFPYGPDDFLMFYAAEFNGNKNHQLLIRALARAQAQEPGIKLLLAGEGPLQEQSRKLASELGVADKVDFLGYRKDIDRLLPMCDAAVSASLREGLPVNIMEAMACGLPVIATRNRGHAELVMHGENGYIVEPDQDEPFAEHMIHLCQSMDLRSRLGKRSLELIEAYKLQSVVEELASIYSRHMREEGGYEAGNQHYHAHI; encoded by the coding sequence ATGTCCCGAAAAGTGTTGTTTTGCGCAACGGTAGATTACCATTTCAGCGCCTTTCATTTACCTGTGCTTGAATGGTTCAAGCAGCGCGGCTGGGAGGTTCATGTCGCGGCCCGGGGCGAACTTGACCTGCCTTATGTGGACAAGAAATTTAATATCTCCATTGAGCGGTCGCCGCTTCGCCGGGGTAACTTGGAAGCTTATCGTCAGCTGAAGGAAATTATCCGGCAAAATGACTACCGGATTATTCATGCCCACACGCCGATGGGCGGTGTTCTGGCCCGGTTGGCCGCAGCTAATTCCCGTAACAATGGAACTCGGGTGATCTATACCGCTCATGGCTTTCATTTCTGCAAAGGGTCTTCGCTTACGAACTGGCTGCTGTATTACCCGATCGAGAAGGGTCTTTCCCGGCTGACGGATTGTCTGATTACGATTAACAACGAGGATTATCGCTTGGCTGCCCGGCGGAGGTTCAAAGCGCGGCAAATTGAGCATGTGCATGGCGTGGGCGTCAATACGGACAGATTCAAGCCGGTAACACAGGCGGAGAAGGCAAGACTCAGGCAGGATTTTCCCTACGGGCCGGATGATTTCCTGATGTTCTATGCCGCGGAATTCAACGGAAATAAAAATCATCAGCTGCTCATTCGCGCCTTGGCCCGGGCTCAAGCTCAAGAACCCGGGATCAAGCTTCTGCTCGCGGGAGAAGGCCCGCTGCAGGAACAAAGCCGCAAGCTGGCATCGGAGCTCGGGGTTGCGGACAAAGTGGATTTTCTCGGCTACCGGAAAGACATTGACCGGCTGCTGCCCATGTGCGATGCGGCGGTTTCGGCAAGTCTGCGGGAGGGACTGCCGGTAAATATTATGGAAGCGATGGCCTGCGGCCTTCCCGTTATCGCAACAAGAAACAGAGGTCATGCGGAACTCGTGATGCACGGGGAGAACGGATACATCGTTGAGCCGGATCAGGATGAGCCGTTCGCCGAGCATATGATTCACCTTTGCCAATCCATGGATTTACGGAGCAGGCTGGGCAAGAGAAGCCTGGAGCTTATCGAAGCTTATAAATTGCAATCGGTCGTAGAGGAGCTTGCATCTATCTACTCGAGGCATATGAGAGAGGAGGGGGGATATGAAGCCGGAAATCAGCATTATCATGCCCATATATAA
- a CDS encoding glycosyltransferase family 2 protein produces MKPEISIIMPIYNMEAYLPRCLDSLLSQSFGDLEIIAVNDGSTDGSLPILEQYAGRDNRMVLINRSNGGVSSARNEGMGHAAGRYIAFVDPDDWVDLEMFMAMRQAAEDEDADIVMCTYLREFGTHAKEKVYRLPDVRVYRGEEVQEHITRRLFGPLREELAQPDFLDAWGTVWGKLYRADLIHRAAASFTDLEIIGTNEDSLFNIHVCHYARSFVFLGRPFYHYWKSNTSSITSRYNPLLESKFSKLYGHMNSFIQEHELPAEYTQALRNRVCINILGLGLNIISEDYKASPFAKIKDIHSLVSKREVVSAFAGFELRCCTKAWRVFFLLGKWRWAAGIYLMLKVINQLRIKNTRGVDNGTRSNSSGRHHDESGRTGDYAHELLPSDGPRQNSV; encoded by the coding sequence ATGAAGCCGGAAATCAGCATTATCATGCCCATATATAATATGGAGGCCTACTTGCCCAGATGTCTGGACAGTCTGCTGAGCCAAAGCTTTGGCGATCTGGAGATTATCGCGGTTAACGACGGTTCGACGGACGGCAGTCTCCCCATTCTCGAACAATATGCGGGCAGGGACAACCGCATGGTTCTCATCAACCGGAGCAACGGCGGCGTATCTTCGGCCCGTAATGAAGGCATGGGGCACGCGGCGGGAAGGTACATCGCCTTTGTCGATCCGGATGATTGGGTGGACCTTGAGATGTTTATGGCGATGCGCCAAGCGGCGGAGGACGAGGATGCGGATATCGTCATGTGCACGTATTTGCGCGAGTTCGGTACGCACGCGAAAGAGAAAGTATACCGGCTGCCGGATGTTCGGGTATACCGAGGCGAAGAGGTTCAGGAGCATATTACGAGACGGCTGTTTGGTCCGCTGAGAGAGGAACTGGCGCAGCCTGATTTTTTGGACGCATGGGGAACCGTGTGGGGCAAGCTGTACCGTGCGGATCTGATTCACAGAGCGGCCGCCTCTTTTACCGACCTTGAAATTATCGGAACCAATGAGGATTCACTCTTCAACATCCATGTATGCCATTATGCCCGCTCCTTCGTCTTTCTGGGACGCCCGTTCTATCATTACTGGAAATCCAACACTTCGTCCATTACTTCCCGCTACAACCCCTTGTTGGAGAGTAAATTCAGCAAGCTGTACGGTCATATGAACTCTTTTATACAAGAGCATGAACTGCCGGCGGAATATACTCAGGCGCTCCGTAACCGGGTGTGTATCAATATACTGGGACTCGGTCTCAACATTATTAGTGAAGATTACAAGGCATCGCCTTTTGCGAAAATCAAGGATATTCATTCGCTTGTTTCAAAGCGGGAAGTGGTCTCGGCTTTTGCCGGATTTGAGCTGAGGTGCTGCACCAAAGCCTGGAGAGTCTTTTTCCTGCTGGGAAAATGGAGATGGGCTGCCGGGATTTATCTGATGCTGAAAGTAATTAACCAATTGCGAATCAAGAATACGAGAGGTGTGGACAATGGAACCCGTTCGAATTCTTCAGGTCGTCACCATGATGAATCGGGGCGGACTGGAGACTATGCTCATGAACTACTACCGTCAGATGGACCGCGGCAAAATTCAGTTTGA
- a CDS encoding glycosyltransferase family 1 protein, with protein sequence MNYYRQMDRGKIQFDFMVHRLERGHYDDEIESLGGTIFRMPPIRPGNYRLYFKKLAEFFGTHSEYRVVHSHINENSSFVLRAAKQAGIPCRIAHSHLSDLRLDLKFPFRVYAKAVMKDNPTRYFACSKNAGRWLFGKGIEKTDDLIVMNNAINLQEFALDLSVREQVRDELQAGERLVIGHVGRFNEQKNHSFLIDIFHSVYRRNRNVLLVLVGAGHLEPAIRRKVEKLGLSGNVAFLGVRSDISRLMQGMDLFLFPSLYEGLPVVLVEAQAAGLRCIASSAITKEADLTGRVRFIGLQESSDHWALAVLDSSYEHADTSEQLRESGYDSAQTAEWLASFYHSAWRPILNPR encoded by the coding sequence ATGAACTACTACCGTCAGATGGACCGCGGCAAAATTCAGTTTGATTTTATGGTTCACCGGCTGGAAAGAGGCCACTATGATGACGAAATCGAATCGCTTGGCGGAACCATCTTTCGAATGCCGCCGATCAGACCGGGAAATTACCGGCTTTACTTTAAAAAATTGGCGGAGTTTTTTGGCACACACTCCGAATACCGCGTCGTTCATTCCCACATCAATGAGAACAGCAGCTTTGTTCTGCGTGCGGCGAAGCAGGCCGGAATTCCGTGCCGGATCGCGCACAGCCACTTAAGCGATTTAAGACTGGATCTGAAATTCCCTTTCCGCGTATACGCGAAAGCTGTCATGAAAGATAATCCAACCCGGTATTTTGCCTGCTCGAAGAACGCGGGTCGCTGGCTGTTCGGCAAAGGGATTGAGAAGACAGACGATTTGATTGTCATGAATAACGCGATCAATCTTCAGGAGTTTGCATTAGACCTTTCCGTACGCGAACAGGTGAGAGATGAGCTTCAGGCGGGTGAACGTTTGGTTATCGGCCATGTCGGGCGGTTTAACGAGCAGAAGAACCACTCGTTTCTAATTGACATCTTTCACAGTGTCTACCGGAGAAACCGCAATGTGCTTCTGGTTCTGGTTGGAGCGGGACATCTGGAGCCGGCGATACGGCGTAAAGTCGAAAAGCTGGGATTAAGCGGCAATGTAGCCTTTCTGGGCGTCCGTTCGGATATTTCCAGGCTGATGCAGGGCATGGACCTGTTCCTGTTCCCTTCCCTGTACGAAGGGCTGCCTGTCGTTCTCGTCGAAGCGCAGGCTGCAGGACTAAGATGTATCGCGTCCAGCGCAATTACCAAAGAGGCGGATTTAACGGGCAGGGTGCGGTTTATCGGATTGCAGGAATCCTCTGACCACTGGGCGCTGGCGGTGCTGGATTCTTCCTATGAGCATGCGGATACATCGGAGCAGCTGCGCGAAAGCGGATATGACTCCGCGCAGACCGCCGAATGGCTGGCCTCCTTCTACCATTCGGCGTGGCGGCCAATTCTTAACCCGAGGTGA
- a CDS encoding glycosyltransferase family 2 protein, whose translation MVPSLTVFTPTYNRAHTLHLCYESLLRQSCKDFVWLIIDDGSTDRTKELVEAWINEGRMAIRYHYQDNRGMHGAHNAAYERIDTELNVCIDSDDYLADDAVDQILSFWKKHGSEQYAGIVGLDAAPDGEIIGTGMPEGLKASTLNGLYAKWKVKGDKKLVYRTAMTSCVPPYPIFPGEKYVPLSYKYLLIDQQLPLLVMNEVLCHVEYRTDGSSLNMMNQYRKNPRGFAFFRKVAMVYAPSFKERLREAVHYVSSSLIMGNRKFIAESPRKGMTVLALPLGGLLYLYIRRTQRAAPISAKETPGKIRPVQESDSQ comes from the coding sequence ATGGTTCCTTCGCTTACGGTCTTTACCCCAACTTACAATAGAGCGCATACCCTCCATTTATGCTATGAGAGCCTGCTTAGGCAGTCCTGCAAGGATTTTGTCTGGCTGATTATCGACGACGGCTCCACAGACCGGACCAAGGAACTGGTAGAGGCCTGGATAAACGAAGGCAGAATGGCCATCCGTTATCACTATCAGGACAATCGGGGCATGCACGGCGCGCATAATGCGGCTTATGAACGGATCGATACAGAGCTTAACGTCTGCATTGATTCGGATGATTATTTAGCCGATGATGCGGTGGATCAAATCCTCTCGTTCTGGAAGAAGCACGGAAGCGAGCAGTATGCCGGCATTGTGGGCCTGGACGCCGCGCCGGACGGGGAGATTATCGGAACGGGCATGCCGGAGGGGCTGAAAGCGTCGACACTGAACGGCCTGTATGCCAAGTGGAAGGTCAAAGGCGACAAGAAGCTGGTGTACCGTACCGCCATGACAAGCTGCGTTCCGCCGTACCCGATTTTTCCGGGAGAGAAATACGTTCCGCTCTCTTACAAATATCTGCTGATCGATCAGCAGCTTCCGCTATTGGTCATGAACGAGGTACTCTGCCATGTAGAATACAGAACCGACGGATCAAGCCTGAACATGATGAATCAATACCGCAAAAACCCGCGGGGCTTCGCTTTTTTTCGGAAAGTGGCGATGGTGTATGCGCCTTCGTTCAAGGAAAGGCTTCGCGAAGCGGTCCATTACGTGTCCAGCAGCTTGATCATGGGCAACCGGAAGTTTATTGCGGAGTCCCCCCGGAAGGGAATGACTGTGCTGGCGCTTCCGCTGGGAGGCTTGCTGTACCTGTACATTCGGCGGACACAGCGCGCAGCGCCGATTTCCGCGAAAGAAACGCCGGGCAAGATCAGGCCGGTTCAGGAGAGTGACTCCCAATGA
- a CDS encoding EpsG family protein, whose product MNVLWILLAFAYLFSLSARYFSTPDASLPATVRPNRVLFLTTAVMFCLVSGLRNNIGDTEMYIHSYLTDDFTWQYVWTNDDIGFNIFQKFLKLYTNDPQYMIVITAFVTNMLIIMMLYKYARLFELGVYIYITSGAFIVSMNGIRQYLATSIVFAATKYLFEGNWKRYIPVVLFASLFHQSALILIPIFFIVRRKAWTTSTLMLLGVAVLIVFGYSQFSEILFSAIKDTQYGVYQTLSEGGANIVRVAFFGLPLVIAYLGRKKLSAQFPEIDIIVNMSLIGFVLMLIATQNWIFARLAIYFTLYQILLTAWMVKAFRRKDQKLVYLALLIVYLIYFFYENVITLGIDYRSDFITWFN is encoded by the coding sequence ATGAACGTATTATGGATTCTCTTGGCTTTTGCCTATCTGTTCTCGCTTTCGGCCAGGTACTTTTCCACGCCGGACGCATCTCTTCCTGCAACCGTCAGACCGAATCGCGTCCTGTTCCTCACTACGGCCGTTATGTTCTGTCTCGTTTCCGGGCTCCGTAATAATATCGGCGATACGGAGATGTATATCCATTCATATCTCACAGATGATTTCACTTGGCAGTATGTCTGGACCAACGACGATATCGGCTTTAATATTTTTCAAAAATTCTTGAAGCTGTACACGAACGATCCGCAGTACATGATTGTGATTACGGCGTTTGTCACCAACATGCTCATTATTATGATGCTGTATAAATATGCGCGGCTGTTCGAACTGGGCGTGTATATCTACATTACTTCCGGCGCGTTTATCGTCTCCATGAACGGAATCCGGCAGTATTTGGCGACTTCGATCGTGTTCGCCGCGACAAAATATCTGTTTGAAGGGAACTGGAAGAGGTATATCCCGGTTGTCCTGTTCGCTTCTTTGTTTCATCAAAGCGCTCTGATCCTGATTCCGATCTTTTTCATCGTCCGCAGAAAGGCTTGGACAACCTCGACCCTGATGCTGCTCGGCGTCGCCGTTCTGATCGTCTTTGGATATAGCCAATTTTCAGAAATTTTGTTCTCGGCGATCAAGGATACGCAGTATGGTGTGTACCAGACTTTATCGGAGGGCGGCGCCAATATCGTGCGGGTAGCCTTTTTCGGATTACCGCTGGTCATCGCTTATCTTGGCAGGAAGAAGCTGAGCGCGCAGTTCCCCGAAATCGATATTATTGTCAATATGTCGCTGATCGGATTTGTATTGATGCTGATCGCTACCCAGAACTGGATTTTTGCCAGACTGGCGATATATTTTACCCTTTATCAGATTTTGCTTACGGCATGGATGGTGAAGGCGTTCCGGAGAAAGGATCAGAAGCTGGTGTATCTGGCCCTCTTGATCGTATACCTCATCTATTTCTTCTATGAAAATGTGATCACTCTCGGCATCGATTATAGAAGCGACTTTATCACCTGGTTCAACTAA
- a CDS encoding glycosyltransferase family 32 protein, with translation MNSSTKIPKVVHYCWFGRGEKPGKLQKCIKSWHKHLPGYQFVEWNEDNFDVTVNRYVKEAYEHRKYAFVSDYVRLHALYTHGGIYMDTDVEVIRPLDRFLELEAFSGFEDGHFLQSGTMGAVAGHSWIKELLDYYEGRSFLLPDGSPDTTTNTAVISEICIRHGLELNGKYQVTENGVAFYPRTYFSPYDYINGGSYLSGESYTIHHFAQSWLPLHVRIRSGVKRTVSRVVGPENIARMRKMFS, from the coding sequence ATGAATTCTTCGACGAAGATCCCCAAGGTTGTCCATTACTGCTGGTTCGGCCGCGGCGAGAAGCCGGGAAAGCTTCAAAAATGCATCAAGAGCTGGCACAAGCATCTGCCCGGCTATCAATTTGTGGAATGGAACGAGGACAACTTCGACGTCACGGTTAACCGGTATGTGAAGGAAGCCTATGAACACCGAAAATATGCGTTTGTCAGCGACTATGTTCGGCTGCACGCTTTATACACCCACGGCGGAATCTACATGGATACGGATGTTGAAGTGATCCGGCCGCTGGATCGCTTTCTGGAACTGGAGGCTTTCTCTGGGTTTGAGGATGGGCATTTTCTGCAATCGGGCACGATGGGGGCAGTGGCCGGCCACAGCTGGATCAAGGAGCTGCTGGATTATTACGAGGGCCGGAGCTTTCTCCTGCCGGACGGCTCGCCGGATACCACGACTAACACGGCTGTGATCAGCGAAATCTGCATACGGCACGGTCTGGAGCTTAACGGAAAGTATCAGGTGACGGAGAACGGAGTAGCCTTCTATCCCCGGACTTATTTTAGTCCTTACGATTACATCAATGGTGGAAGCTACCTGAGCGGGGAGAGCTATACGATTCATCATTTTGCGCAGTCTTGGCTTCCGCTTCATGTCCGAATAAGGAGCGGCGTGAAACGGACGGTCAGCCGGGTAGTCGGGCCGGAGAATATTGCAAGAATGAGGAAGATGTTCTCATAG
- a CDS encoding sugar transferase produces MKRAFDLAVSLALLIVLSPVITGTAWLVRIKLGSPILFKQRRPGLHGKPFDVYKFRTMTDEKDDSGQLLSDHIRLTPFGQFLRKYSLDELPQLWNVVKGDISLVGPRPLLMSYLELYTEEQARRHLVKPGITGWAQVNGRNAISWEEKFKLDTWYVDHYSFALDLKILALTLLKVVRPEGVSSGNHVTMPVFQGGVNKEEGSRG; encoded by the coding sequence ATGAAAAGGGCATTTGATCTGGCGGTATCGCTGGCATTATTGATTGTGCTGTCGCCAGTTATCACGGGAACGGCCTGGCTGGTGCGGATAAAGCTCGGTTCGCCGATTCTGTTCAAGCAGCGGAGGCCCGGACTGCACGGCAAGCCGTTCGATGTATATAAATTCAGGACGATGACGGATGAGAAGGACGATTCGGGCCAGCTTCTATCCGACCATATCCGCCTTACCCCATTCGGGCAATTCCTTCGAAAATACAGCCTTGACGAGCTTCCCCAGTTGTGGAATGTGGTTAAAGGCGATATTAGTCTAGTCGGCCCCAGACCGCTGCTCATGAGCTATTTGGAGTTGTATACGGAAGAGCAGGCCCGGCGTCATTTGGTCAAGCCGGGAATTACCGGATGGGCTCAGGTGAACGGGCGAAACGCGATTTCCTGGGAAGAGAAATTTAAGCTCGATACGTGGTATGTCGATCATTACAGCTTCGCTCTGGATCTGAAGATTTTGGCCTTGACCCTGCTTAAAGTCGTCAGACCGGAAGGCGTCAGCAGCGGAAATCACGTCACTATGCCCGTATTTCAGGGGGGCGTAAACAAAGAAGAAGGAAGTCGAGGTTGA